The Mangifera indica cultivar Alphonso unplaced genomic scaffold, CATAS_Mindica_2.1 Un_0049, whole genome shotgun sequence genome window below encodes:
- the LOC123206771 gene encoding dynein light chain 1, cytoplasmic-like isoform X2 produces the protein MSEDTKKSNGGALVVKTDSDDGKPTQPVSQSVKRIIIKSADMKDELQQEAVDIAIAAFERNNVEKDVAERIKKEFDKRHGPTWHCIVGSNFGHGMSALHF, from the exons ATGAGTGAAGACACGAAGAAAAGCAACGGCGGAGCTCTTGTCGTGAAAACCGACTCCGATGATGGGAAACCCACCCAGCCGGTGTCGCAATCTGTTAAAAGAATCATCATCAAGAGCGCCGACATGAAAGACGAACTGCAACAAGAAGCTGTTGATATCGCCATCGCa GCATTTGAGAGGAACAATGTAGAGAAAGATGTAGCAGAGCGAATAAAGAAGGAGTTCGACAAGAGACACGGACCCACTTGGCACTGCATCGTTGGTAGCAATTTTG